From the genome of Acidobacteriota bacterium:
GGGCGATCCAGTTCCCGGGTGTCACCAATGCCTGGACGATGCCGATCAAGACCCGCATTGACATGTTGTCGACCGGGATCAAGACCCCCGTGGGGATCAAGATCGCCGGCCCGGATCTGAAGACCCTCGAACGGATCGGCAAGCAGGTGGAGGCGGTCGTCAAGCCTTTGCCCGGAACGCTCTCCGCTTACGCCGAGCGCGTGATGGGCGGCAACTATCTCGATTTCGAGATCGACAGGGAGGCGGCCGCGCGGTTCGGACTCACCGTGGGCGACGTGCAGGATGTGATCCAGTCAGCGATCGGCGGGATGAACGTCTCGTGGACCGTCGAGGGCCTCGAGCGCTACCCGATCAACGTCCGGTATCCGCGCGAGCTCCGCGACGACCTGGAGGTGCTGGGCGAGACCCTGGTCGCCACGCCGACCGGTGCCCAGGTGCCGCTGTCGCAACTGGCGACGATCCGGATCCGGCAGGGACCGCCTTCGATCAAGACCGAGAACGCGCGCCCCAATGCCTGGGTCTACGTCGACTTGCGGGGGATCGACGTCGGCTCGTGGGTCGCCCGGGCGCAGAAGGAGGTGGCGGAAAAGGTTGACTTGCCGCCGGGTTACACGATCTTCTGGTCGGGCCAGTACGAATACATGGAACGGGTGCGGGCGCGGCTGCTCGTCATCGTTCCGGTGACACTGTTCATCATCTTCTTCATTCTCTACATTCACTCGAAGTCGTTCGTCAAGACGCTTCTCGTCCTGCTTGCGGTTCCGTTCTCGCTGATCGGCTCGATCTGGATCCTCTACTGGCTCCATTACAACTGGTCGGTGGCGGTCTGGGTGGGACTGATCGCTCTGGCGGGGCTGGCCGCGGAGACCGGGGTCGTCATGCTGCTCTACCTCGACATCGCCTACGAGACCTGGAAGAGGGAGGGGCGGATGGCGACCTACGCCGATCTCGCCGACGCGGTCGACCACGGCGCTGTGCAGAGGATCAGGCCGAAGATGATGACCGTCATGGCGATTCTGCTGTCGCTGACGCCGATCCTATGGGCGACGGGATCCGGCGCGGACGTGATGCGGCGCATCGCCGCCCCGATGATCGGCGGCGTCGTCACCTCGTTCATCGCCGAGCTGATCCTGTTCCCGGCGATCTACTTCATCTGGCGCTCGAGTGGCCTCGAGAAGGGGCCGCTGTTCCCGACGGCCGGGGAGCAGGAGGAACGGGCGTGACCGCCTTTGGCCTTGGCGCGCTTGCGAGGAGGACTCGACGAGATCGATCGAGGCATTCGTCAGCTCGCGCCGCGTGGACGCCGTCGTGAACCGGCTGGAGGCGGAAGGGGCCCCGGGGATCACCGTTTCCGCCTGCCACGGCGTCGGTTACGGGTACGAGCCGCGCCTGTTCACGCTGGCCCCGGCCGACATCCGCCGGGCCCCGAAGGTGGCCAAGGTGGAGGTGGTCTGCCGGACCGGGGACGTCGATCGGTTGGTGGCCGCGATCGTCGAGGAAGCCCGGACGGGGGCCGGCGGCGACGGGATCGTCTTCGTGTCGAACGTGGAACGGGCGGTGCGCGTGCGCGACGGGGCGGAGGCGCTCGGCCCGGGGCCGAAAAGCACAGCGGACGGCGCCTGACCGACCGCGCGCTCAAAGGGAGCGAATTCCCTGGAGGAAGGACCATGAGTGTGGTGAAGAATCTGCTGCTGGCCGTTGCAACGGCGTCCCTGGCGGGGTCCCGGCCGGATTCGCGCACGGCGGGAACCACGATGAGCA
Proteins encoded in this window:
- a CDS encoding P-II family nitrogen regulator, producing MEAFVSSRRVDAVVNRLEAEGAPGITVSACHGVGYGYEPRLFTLAPADIRRAPKVAKVEVVCRTGDVDRLVAAIVEEARTGAGGDGIVFVSNVERAVRVRDGAEALGPGPKSTADGA